The Streptomyces sp. NBC_00162 sequence TGCACTCTTGCGTAACGGAGCAATTCAGAACCGGTCATCAGGCTTGCACCAGGAAGGGTCTCGAATAATGTGGCTGCGTTCCTCAGCGAGCCATTCCTGCTGCTCGGCTGCGGGCATCCGTGCAGCCTTGGTCGCCTCGCGCTGGGCGGCGGAGACACCTTCCATGTGGAGTCCCTGGTCGGCTACAGCCGGGTCTTGGCCGGTGGAGCGGTACTCGAGCCATAGGTGGATGTTGTCCATCGCCTGCCAGGCCCGGCTCTCCTCTTGCGGAGGGCGGCAGAGGCCCAGCGACTGGGTGAACACCTGGTCGGCCATGGCGATCGCTGCGGTACGGACGTGTCCCTCGGCGATGTCGAATCCTCGGTCGCCCCACTTGGTCCGCCGGAGCCCGAACTCGTAGAACGCTTCGGGTGACTTCAACCAGGATTGGTCGGGCTGGCCCAAGCGCTGGGCCATGGCCGTCAATTCGGGCAGGTACTTGCGGTGCTCGGGCCACACGCACACCTGTGGCGCGCCCCCTCGGCACGGTCGCACAGGGGCGCTGTCGCCGACGCCGGGCGCTCGACCCGCAGTTCGCCGCTGGCTGGCATCGCAAAAACCAGTGCGATGAGGGAGGCTGCTGTTGCCCCGATGGCGGCAGTGCGGGTGGGCAGGGACGTTGCCCGGCGCGGCATCTGGCGCTCGGCGCTGCTCCGCAGTCGCGGTGCTGTCACAGCCAGCGTGGCGAGGGCGAGCGCAAACAGCAGCCTCACGGTGACTGGAAGGGGCGTAGGTGCTGGTCCGGCGGCCCCGCGAGGACATTGAACTTGAAGGGGAGCGCCAGCATGCTGATGAAGCAGCCCAGTGCGCAGACGATGGGGGTGAAGGTGGCGGAGGGCCACCATCGGCCGGCCAGATGGCCTACGGACGCGAAGATGATCAGGGTCGAGGCGCCGAGCAGGAGGTAGGAGGGCCACAGGAATCCGGGGCCCGCCTCGCTGAACGAGATGAACGCGGCGGTCAGGCATCCGACCGCGTAGGCGAGGAACCCGAGGGTGAGAGTGGCGGCCAGACGTGCGGCCTCGATCCGCCAGATTGGTCGGGCGGCCGCAAGCACGGTCTCGGGCATTCCCACGCGGGAGGAGCGTCCGGCCTGCCAGGCTGAGACGCCGGCGAGGACGGGCCCCAGGAAGAGTGTGACGACCTGGGCTGCCACACTGGCTTCGGGCCATACCCCGATCCAGTACCGGGACCGACCGAAGAGCACCAGCAAGTCCACGGCGATCATCACGGGAAAAGCTGTCAGCAGCGGCGAGCGGCGCAGCTCGATGCGGTAGGCATTCAGCATGCGGCCCCCTCGTTGGGTCGGCGGTTGCCGAGTACCGTCATGTAGCCGCGTTCCAGGGGGCTGTCGCCTGGGGCTGCGGGGGTTGCCAACTCTGCCAGCTGCTGAGGTGTGCCGCTGTGGCGCAGTTGGCCGTCGCTCAGCACGAGGACGGTGTCGCAGGCGGCGCCGACGTCCTCAACCAGGTGCGTGCTGAGGAGGACGGCCGTTCCTGCGTGGGCGAGGGAACGAATGAGCTCACGGAAGTCGAGACGCTGCGCGGGGTCGAGACCGACGGTCGGCTCATCCAGCAGAAGCAGGGAGGGGGAGCCGACGATGGCCGCGGCGATTCCGGCCCGGCGGAGCATGCCGCCGGACAGCGACTTCATGCGGTCCCGGGCCCGGTCGGCCAGGCCCACAGCCGCCAGTGCCTCCTTGGTCGCAGAGTCGGCCTTCTTGGAGGGGACCTCACGCAGCCAGGCGCAGTAGCGGACGAAGTCCGTTATGGAGAAGGCCGGGTAGTAGCCGAAGTCCTGCGGGAGATAGCCGATGCGACGGCGGACATGCCGCGCTTGCCGTTCGTTGGTGACGGGGCTGCCGAACAACTCCAGCTGCCCGCTTTGTGGCGGCGCGATGGTCGC is a genomic window containing:
- a CDS encoding ATP-binding cassette domain-containing protein; translation: MTTYPVARLTTLTQGYSGRTIIENLDLSILPGVTGLLGPNGAGKTTLFRTLATIAPPQSGQLELFGSPVTNERQARHVRRRIGYLPQDFGYYPAFSITDFVRYCAWLREVPSKKADSATKEALAAVGLADRARDRMKSLSGGMLRRAGIAAAIVGSPSLLLLDEPTVGLDPAQRLDFRELIRSLAHAGTAVLLSTHLVEDVGAACDTVLVLSDGQLRHSGTPQQLAELATPAAPGDSPLERGYMTVLGNRRPNEGAAC